In Brassica rapa cultivar Chiifu-401-42 chromosome A06, CAAS_Brap_v3.01, whole genome shotgun sequence, a single window of DNA contains:
- the LOC103874499 gene encoding F-box/LRR-repeat protein 3: protein MSHSILSALSEDLLVRVYGFLDPPCRKTWRLVSREFHRVDSLSRTSIRILRVEFLPALLFKHPNLSSLDLSVCPKLDDDVVLRIALDGAVSTSRLKSLNLSRATAVRARGLETLARLCRALERVDVSHCWAFGDREAAALSVAAGLRELKMDKCLSLSDVGLARIVVGCSKLNKISLKWCMEISDLGIDLLCKKCKDLKSLDVSYLKITNESVRSIALLPKLEVLEMVSCPLIDDAGLQYLENGSPSLKEIDVTRCDRVSSSSLISIVKGHPDLQHLKASHCISEISLSFLHNIKALKHLKTLWIDGARVSDSSLLTLSASCRALTELGVSRCVGVTDIGMMGLARNCSNLKALNLACCGFVTDAAISAVAQSCLNLESLQLESCHLITEKGLQSLGCYSKRLQELDLTDCDGVNDRGLEYISKCSNLLRLKLGLCANISDKGIFHIGSKCSKLLELDLYRCAGFGDDGLAAISRGCKSLNRLILSYCGELTDTGAEKIRQLEQLTHLELRGIKNITGTGLAAIARGCKKLAYLDLKQCENIDDSGFWALAYFSRNLRQINLCNCSVSDTALCMLMSNLSRVQDVDLVHLNRVTVEGFEFALRACCNRLKKLKLLAPLRFLLSSELLEVLHARGCRIRWD, encoded by the exons ATGTCGCATTCCATTTTATCCGCTTTGTCGGAAGATCTCCTGGTTCGCGTCTACGGGTTTCTAGACCCGCCGTGTCGGAAAACATGGCGTCTCGTCAGCAGAGAGTTCCACCGAGTCGACTCGCTGAGCCGAACCTCGATCCGAATCCTCCGCGTCGAGTTCCTCCCCGCGCTTCTCTTCAAGCACCCCAACCTCTCCTCGCTCGACCTCTCCGTGTGCCCCAAACTCGACGACGACGTCGTTTTGCGCATAGCCCTCGACGGCGCCGTTTCGACGTCGCGTCTCAAGTCGCTCAACCTCAGCCGCGCCACCGCGGTTCGAGCCAGGGGACTGGAGACGCTGGCTCGTCTGTGCCGCGCTCTGGAGCGAGTCGACGTGTCTCACTGCTGGGCTTTCGGCGACAGGGAGGCGGCGGCGCTTTCCGTCGCGGCGGGGCTCAGGGAGCTGAAGATGGACAAATGCTTGAGCCTAAGCGACGTCGGATTGGCGAGGATCGTCGTCGGGTGCAGTAAGCTTAACAAGATTAGTTTGAAGTGGTGTATGGAGATCTCTGATCTTGGGATTGATCTTCTCTGTAAGAAATGTAAAGACTTGAAGTCTCTCGATGTTTCGTATCTCAAG ATCACGAATGAGTCAGTCCGCTCTATAGCTTTACTACCAAAGCTCGAGGTTTTAGAAATGGTAAGCTGCCCGTTGATAGATGATGCTGGGTTACAGTATCTCGAGAATGGCTCTCCTTCACTAAAG GAGATTGATGTCACAAGGTGTGATCGTGTGAGTTCGTCCAGCTTAATCTCCATAGTCAAAGGCCATCCTGATCTTCAACACCTTAAAGCCAGTCACTGTATATCC GAAATATCTCTGAGCTTCTTACACAACATCAAAGCTTTAAAGCATCTCAAGACTCTATGGATCGATGGAGCTCGTGTCTCTGATTCCTCTCTGTTAACCTTAAGCGCTAGCTGTAGAGCCTTAACAGAACTCGGAGTGAGCAGATGTGTAGGTGTGACTGACATTGGGATGATGGGACTCGCACGCAACTGCTCCAACCTCAAAGCTCTTAACCTGGCGTGCTGCGGGTTCGTGACGGATGCAGCCATCTCTGCTGTAGCTCAATCTTGTCTGAACCTGGAGAGTTTACAGTTAGAGTCTTGCCATTTGATAACAGAGAAAGGTCTTCAATCGCTTGGATGTTACTCCAAGCGTCTTCAAGAACTCGATCTTACTGACTGTGATGGCGTTAATGATAGAG GGCTTGAGTATATCTCAAAATGTTCGAATCTTCTAAGATTGAAACTTGGACTCTGCGCAAATATCTCAGACAAAGGGATCTTTCATATCGGCTCCAAATGCTCGAAGCTTCTAGAACTTGATCTATACCG ATGTGCTGGTTTTGGAGATGATGGTTTAGCAGCTATATCAAGAGGTTGCAAGAGCTTGAACCGGCTCATTCTATCGTACTGCGGTGAACTAACAGACACAGGGGCTGAGAAAATCCGCCAGCTAGAACAACTGACTCACCTTGAACTTCGAGGGATAAAGAATATAACGGGTACTGGTCTAGCTGCAATTGCGCGCGGCTGCAAGAAACTGGCTTACTTGGACCTCAAGCAATGTGAGAATATCGATGACTCAGGCTTCTGGGCGCTTGCGTACTTCTCAAGAAACCTAAGACAg ATAAACTTGTGCAATTGCTCTGTCTCTGATACGGCTCTATGCATGTTGATGAGCAATCTGAGTCGGGTTCAAGACGTTGACTTAGTCCACTTGAACCGTGTGACTGTGGAAGGGTTTGAGTTTGCTCTAAGAGCATGTTGCAACAGGCTCAAGAAGCTTAAACTTCTCGCACCTCTCAGATTCTTGCTCTCATCTGAATTGCTCGAGGTGCTTCATGCTCGTGGTTGCCGAATTAGATGGgactga